A region of Vigna radiata var. radiata cultivar VC1973A chromosome 10, Vradiata_ver6, whole genome shotgun sequence DNA encodes the following proteins:
- the LOC106775430 gene encoding NDR1/HIN1-like protein 6 → MMTEHQRIHPVHDVEAPHRPLVPGNSTKSDRVFPKRTFPVMHSKPPKRRRSCCCRFFCWTLSILLILIIAIGITVGIMYLVFRPKLPKYSVDQLRITQFDVSENNTLSATFNVAITATNPNKKIGIYYEGGSHIRALYMGTQLCEGSLPKFYQGHRNTTVLDLSLSGEAQDASSLTSRIQEQLQQTNNIPLDLKVNQPVRVKLGKLKLFKVKFRVSCKLVVDNLGASNDISISSSSCKFRLRL, encoded by the coding sequence ATGATGACGGAACACCAAAGAATTCATCCTGTTCATGATGTGGAGGCACCACACAGACCTCTGGTGCCTGGAAACAGTACTAAATCTGACAGGGTTTTTCCTAAACGGACCTTTCCAGTGATGCATTCGAAGCCaccaaagagaagaagaagctgTTGCTGCAGGTTTTTCTGTTGGACGCTTAGCATATTGCTGATATTGATCATTGCTATTGGCATCACTGTAGGGATCATGTACCTTGTTTTTAGGCCAAAACTCCCAAAATACTCGGTGGATCAGCTGAGGATAACCCAGTTCGATGTTTCTGAGAACAACACCCTCTCAGCAACATTCAATGTGGCAATCACTGCAACAAATCCAAACAAGAAGATTGGGATATACTATGAGGGTGGAAGCCACATAAGGGCTTTGTACATGGGCACACAATTGTGTGAAGGGTCTTTGCCAAAGTTCTACCAGGGTCACAGGAACACCACAGTGCTTGATCTGTCTCTATCAGGTGAAGCACAGGATGCAAGTTCCTTAACAAGTAGAATTCAGGAGCAGCTGCAGCAGACCAACAATATTCCTCTTGATCTTAAGGTTAATCAACCTGTTAGGGTTAAGCTTGGCAAGTTGAAGCTCTTCAAAGTCAAGTTCAGGGTTAGCTGCAAGCTTGTGGTGGATAATCTTGGTGCTAGTAATGATATTAGCATTTCAAGCAGTAGTTGTAAGTTCAGACTTAGGCTATGA